AGCATGTGGTCCAGCGGCTACCACACGGGTGTCGACTTCGTGGCCCCGACCGGGACGACCCTCAAGGCCGTCGGCGCGGGCACCGTCGTCTCCGCCGGCTGGGGCGGCGCGTACGGCAACCAGGTCGTCGTCAAGCTCGCCGACGGCTACTACGCCCAGTACGCCCACCTCTCCTCGATCTCCGTCTCCGCGGGCCAGTCCGTGAGCGGCGGCCAGCAGATCGGCCTCTCCGGCGCGACCGGCAACGTCACCGGCCCGCACCTCCACTTCGAGATCCGGACCAGCCCGAACTACGGCTCGGACATCGACCCGCTGGCCTACCTCCGCTCCAAGGGTGTCAGCGTCTGACGGCACCTCGACCGCGTACGCGGCGAAGGCCGGCTCCCGTGACCGGGGGCCGGCCTTCGGCGTCTCCCTAGGGCCTGTCTTCACATTCCCGCCTGCCCCGCGACGCCATGCACGCTCCCCCACTCTCGGCTTCGCTCGACCGGGAGGTACCCCCACGACGCCGCGGGGCCGCCCTCCGGGCGACGACGGGAATGTGAAGACAGGCCCTAGCTGTATTGAGCCGCAGCGTTGTTGACGCGGCTGATGGGTGGCTGGCCGCCGAGTGCGGTGTGGCAGCGGTGGTGGTTGTAGGTGTGCAGGAAGTCTGCCAGGGCGTCGGCGCGTTCGGTGTTGCTGGTGTAGGGCCGCAGGTAGGCCCATTCGTCGAGCAGGGTGCGGTTGAAGCGTTCGACCTTGCCGTTGGTCTGCGGCCGGTAGGCGCGGGTGAGCTTGCCGGTCGCGCCGAGGTCGGCCAGCGCCTGCTGCCAGGCGAAGCTCTTGCGGTAGGGCCAGGCGTTGTCGGTCAGGACCCGCTCGATGCGGTCGATGCCCGATGCGGCGAAGAAGGCCGCGGCCCGGCGCAGGAAGGCGGCGCAGGTGTCGGCCTTCTCGTCCGGGTGGATCTCGCTGTAGGCGACGCGAGTGTGGTCGTCGACGGCGGAGTGGACGTAGTCGAAGCCCATGCCGCTGCGCGTGGTCCGGCCCGCCCGGCGGCCCAGCACCTTGTGGCCGCCGCCGTCGGGGATCCGGCCGAGCTTCTTGACGTCGACGTGGATCAGTTCGCCGGGGCGGTCGCGTTCGTAGCGGCGGATCACGGCGCCGGTGGGGCGGTCCAGCCAGGCCAGGCGGTTGAGGCCGTGGCGGGTCAGGATCCGGTGCACGGTGGAGGTGGGCAGGCCCAGGACCGGGCCGATGCGGGCCGGGCCGGGCTTGCGCTCCCGCCGCAGCCGGCACACCCGGTCCTCCGCCGTCGCCGGGGTGCGGTGCGGCGTCCGATGCGGCCTGCTCGAACGGTCAAGAAGCCCGGCCTCGCCTTCACAGCGCCAGCGGCGGATCCACTTGTGGGCCGTGGCGCGTGAGATGCCCATCTCTGCGGCCACGTGCGCCACGGGACGACCCGAGCGGACACGTTCGACGAGCAGCCGCCTGCCGTGAACGGTCAGCCGGGCATTACGGTGGGACACGAAGACCTCCGAGCGGTGTGTTCCTAGACAGCTCCACCACATCGGAGGTCTTCGCCATGTTCAAGACCCGCCAGTGTCAACAACGCTCATGCTCAATACACCTAGCGGCGTGTTGCGGTCCTGTGGCATGGCCGATCGCGGTCTCGACAGCACCGTCCGGCACGGGGACAGTGATCCTTGTAAGCGCTTTCTGTCCGCGCGAAGGAGCCTCATGACCACCCGCAGAGCTTTCGGAACCCTCGCCGCCGGCGCCGCCCTCGCGGCGCTCGCCCCGGCGGGCCCCGCGTCCGCGCACACGCCCCGGCGGCGCGGCCGGCTGATCGCCGCCGACGACTTCCGGCACGGGCTCCGGCAGTGGGCCGTGGAACTGGAGAGAGGCGGCACCGTCACGGCCGCGCGGGGCGTGCTGGAGGTGGATGTACCGGCCGGGGCCACGGTCTGGTTCAGGCGGAGGCTGGAGGGGCCGTACGTCGTCGAGTACACGGCCACGCCGGTCTCGGCGGGCGGGGTCAACGACCGGGTCTCCGATCTCAACAACTTCTGGAACGCCGTCGACGTGCGCTCACCCGGTGATCTCTTCGCCACTCCGCGCGGCGGCGCACTCGCCGAGTACGACTTTCTGAAGACCTATTACGTCGGGTACGGGGCCAACACCAACACGACGACGCGGCTGCGCCGGTACGTGGGGGAGGCGGGTGTGCGGCCACTGATCCACGACTACACCGAGCCGCTGCTCGTCGCGAACGAACCGCATCATGTCCGGATCGTCTCCGACGGGTCGACGGTGCGGTGGTGGAACAACGGGCGGCTCGTGTTCGACTACGTCGACCCCGCGCCGTACACGGGTGGGCACTTCGCCTTCCGGACCACCTGGAGCCACTTCCGGATCGAGGACTTCAGGGTGTGGAGGCCGGCCGGGCGGCACTGACCGACCTGGTGTATTCCGGGTTGACCAACACTTGACGCGTGGTCTATCTCACCGTCCGTCAAGCCCTTATTACGGTCGCGTAGGTCACATCGGAAGGTGAATCATGGGCCGATGTGGCAGACGATTCGAATGACAGCGGAACGATGATCGGGTCGTACGTGGCGCTGGGGGACAGCTTCACCGAGGGCGTCGGCGACCCCGGGCCCGATGGACGGTTCGTCGGCTGGGCCGACCGGTTCGCGGTGCTCCTCGCGGACCGGCTCCCCGAAGGCGACTTCGACTACAGCAACCTGGCCGTGCGGGGGAAGCTCCTCGACCAGATCGTGGAGGACCAGGTACCGCGGGCGCTGGAACTCGCGCCGGACCTCATCTCCTTCTGCGCGGGCGGCAACGACATCATCCGGCCCGGCACCGATCCCGACGAGGTCGCCGAGCGGTTCGAGCGGGCCGTGGTCCGGCTCACCTCCGCCGTCGGCACGGTCATGGTGACCACCGGGTTCGACACCCGTGACGTACCGGTGCTGAAGCATCTGCGGGGCAAGATCGCCACGTACAACCTGCATGTACGGGCCATCGCCGACCGGTACGGCTGCCCCGTGCTGGACCTGTGGTCGCTGAAGACGGTCCAGGACCGGCGGGCCTGGGACCTGGACCGGCTGCAT
The sequence above is drawn from the Streptomyces griseiscabiei genome and encodes:
- a CDS encoding IS481 family transposase codes for the protein MSHRNARLTVHGRRLLVERVRSGRPVAHVAAEMGISRATAHKWIRRWRCEGEAGLLDRSSRPHRTPHRTPATAEDRVCRLRRERKPGPARIGPVLGLPTSTVHRILTRHGLNRLAWLDRPTGAVIRRYERDRPGELIHVDVKKLGRIPDGGGHKVLGRRAGRTTRSGMGFDYVHSAVDDHTRVAYSEIHPDEKADTCAAFLRRAAAFFAASGIDRIERVLTDNAWPYRKSFAWQQALADLGATGKLTRAYRPQTNGKVERFNRTLLDEWAYLRPYTSNTERADALADFLHTYNHHRCHTALGGQPPISRVNNAAAQYS
- a CDS encoding DUF6250 domain-containing protein produces the protein MTTRRAFGTLAAGAALAALAPAGPASAHTPRRRGRLIAADDFRHGLRQWAVELERGGTVTAARGVLEVDVPAGATVWFRRRLEGPYVVEYTATPVSAGGVNDRVSDLNNFWNAVDVRSPGDLFATPRGGALAEYDFLKTYYVGYGANTNTTTRLRRYVGEAGVRPLIHDYTEPLLVANEPHHVRIVSDGSTVRWWNNGRLVFDYVDPAPYTGGHFAFRTTWSHFRIEDFRVWRPAGRH
- a CDS encoding SGNH/GDSL hydrolase family protein; the protein is MIGSYVALGDSFTEGVGDPGPDGRFVGWADRFAVLLADRLPEGDFDYSNLAVRGKLLDQIVEDQVPRALELAPDLISFCAGGNDIIRPGTDPDEVAERFERAVVRLTSAVGTVMVTTGFDTRDVPVLKHLRGKIATYNLHVRAIADRYGCPVLDLWSLKTVQDRRAWDLDRLHLSPEGHTRVALRAGQVLGVDIPADPDQPWPPLPPRGTLEMRRDNIQWAREFLVPWIGRRLRGESSGDHVSAKGHLSPDDIKMRIEAVA